The genome window GATATTGTTTTAAAGTTAACATTCTTAAATCAAGTAATTTTTGATAATCTGTAACAGTTATTTTTTGATCTTTTTTGTTTCTAAAGTAATTTAACATAGAAGGTATGTATAGATCACCTGGATAATATTCTTCATACTTAGAAATATCTCCAAAATCATTCTCTGCAAGCCATGTTTGTATAGCTATTCTAAAGTCTGGATTATTTGGATCATTATATGCATCAACTGCTTTTTGTTTTTGCTCATCTGTCATATCTCTAATTGCCAAATATTCCTCATAACTTGCTTCTGATCCATAAGACATATTTATTGCTTTAACATTTTTATCTTCTTCTAATATTCTTGGTAAATATTTAGCTACTTCTGCAGATTTTAATCCTCCTGATTCTTGTTCTAATGCTATAGTTTTAAAATGAAGATCTGTAGCTTTTAATTTTTCAAGTTCTGGAAGTACTTGTATATCTTCAAAATTAGATAATAGTTCTTTATAGTAAACTTTTAATTTAGCATCTTTTTCTTCTTGTGATAAATCTTTTATTTCTTCTTTTAATTTATCATAAGCAAGTATAGCATTTACTATTTTTTCATTTTTATCCTTAATTAACTCATCTGATAGTCCTATACTTTGAATAAATTTAACATATTGTGTTTTTAAAACATTATTAATTTGATCATCTGTATATTTAGTAGTAGCTCCTGTTTCTTCATCTGTAGTTTCTAATTTTCTTTCTGATGCTAACTTAAGTAAAGCGTTCATATTTTGTCCAAGGATAACTCCTCTAACAAAATTTGAATCTCCAGCTGCAACTTCATCTATCATAGACCCTATAACTTCTTCTCCATGTGGTCTTTCTAAATCAACAAACTTATCATCTTTATCTTCTTTATGCGCGTTAAGTCCTTTAGGTTGTAATCTTATCATTCTAGCTTCAACCTCTGGTGATACATTATAGAATGAACTATCTGCTACTGCTACTGTTGTGCCTGGAAATCCTACATATGCTTCTTCTTTCTTAGAATATATTTCTACTCCATCTTTTAATATCTTTCTTACTATATTATGTCTTCCTACACTCTTTTTATCACTATCTAGTATCTCGGTTACAAATTCTAATTTTGACTTACTATCACTTCTCTTTTCTTCATAATTTGTTAACTTTTCTACTAAATCTGGATTAAATCCTCCTGTTACACTAGTTCCTTCTTCATTATACTTTAATGTTACCTTATCTAAATCTGTTAAGATTTCTTCATATTTCCCTTTATAATCTCCTAGAGATACTCCAAAATCAACATTCTTTGTATACTTATTACCTAAACTATCTTCTATCTCTACTCTCTTTAAACCTGATAAATCATCTAAATCTTTATACTTATCATATTTAAAGTATGTTTTCCATGATGATTTTCCCTTTTGTATTGATTCTGGTAAATCTTTTTCATCTTCATATCCACCATTATTTGTTAATACTTGATAACTTACTCTTCCATTATCTTGTCCTTTTTTTAATTCTTCATATCTTATTCCATCTTTTAATTCTGGAGCTTTTAATACTTCTACTTTTTCATTTAACTTTATATCTCTTGTATTTCCATTTTTATCTCTTAATGTTACATATATTGCATTTTGATCTAAAAATGTTATCTTCTTTTCTCCAGTTGATAAATCTTCTACCCTTATCTTTCCTTCTACATTACTTGTATATTTTGAATATCTTTCATCATTTTTATCTATTGTTATTTCTGGATTTTTTGCATAAGCACTTTCTAATACTACTCCATCTTTTATTTCTTTATTTAATCTTATCTTTTCTCCTTCATAAAGATAACTTAATCCACTTACATCAAAGTTACTTGCATCATAATATGTTAATGGGCTTAATTTTGAGGTATCATTTATATTTGATAATATATCTTCTGTTTCTTTCTTATTTGATTTTTCTGTATATCTAAAGTTTACTTTTACTTCTTCTTTCTTTTCTACTTTACTTCTGCCATTTTCTACACTACTACAGCTTATTAATGCTACAAGTCCTATTGCTACTGTACTTACTCTTTTATATATATTCATCTTTGCTCCTTTCTACCATCTATATTCTAGTCCTAGATTTATACTTGGTACTAATTTCTTAAATTTAAATTCTTTATCTATTGCTCCATATAGTCCATTATCTGGTCTTTTATCATCTACTATCTTATTAAATACTTTTCTTTCAAATAGTAAACTTGTATTTAATCCTGCATTTAGTTTTAGATTACTTAATATATCATATTCTAGACTTACTCTTGGTTTTACTTCTATACTTCCTCCTATGTTATATCTTCTTGTTCTATAATCTGATAATTGAGGTTTTTCTTCTCCTTCTTTTAATTCACTATCTAATTCTTTATAGTGATACATCTTTTCTGCTCTTAGGGCAAATAGGTCTAGTTTTGTATTTACATCTAATCCACTTTTTAATCTTAGTCCTTCTTTTAGTTCTTTTTCATAATCTAATTTTGTATCTAGTGATAATACATTATGTATTACTAAAGGTACGAAGTTTCCGCTTAGATATGCTATCTTTCTCTCATATGGTATATCTACCTTATTTACTCCTGCTTCTTTTTTTTCTGTTTTTATATAGTAATCATATATTATTGCTAGATCATTTGTTAGTTTTGAGCTTAGGTTTAGTTTTTCTTTTTCTTTATCTAATATGATATATTTTCCTTCTAAACTTGCTTTAAATACTTCTGTAAAGTTATCTGGATTTAGCACTCTATTTTGTGATTTTATTGTTATATCATTTGTTAATTTTCCTGTTAGGCTTAATTTTTCATTTACTTTATGTTCTACACTTCCATCTACTTTAAATTTAAATTCTATTGGTTGTATAGTATTATTTTGATACGGTAAATTTAAACTTAGGTTGCTTTCTCCATTAAATGTTGTATCTTTATTTAATACATATTTTCCTTTTACATTATTTTCTGTTTTTATTTCATGTTTTATATGGCTTCCTTTTGTTACAAATGGTATTATTGTCATTTGAGGTCCATAGCTTATATTTCCTTTATACTCTATATTATTTTCTTCATAAGTTTTTGTATAATCTAGTCCTAATTTTAATTCTGGTTTATATGATCCCCATCTATCTTGTACTGATATATTTGAATATCTTGCATCTCTTATTTCAAATTTATTATTTATTTCTGGTCTTAGTTTTAAACCTTCTTTTAGTTCTTTTTCTACACTAAAACTTAATTCTGGTTTATATACATTGTATACTACTTCAACTTTATTTGTTTTATTTTCTCCTCCTACAAAGAAACTATCTACATTTAGTTTTAGATCTGTATTTAAATTATATCCTTGTGCTTCATAATTTAGTCCTACATTTGCATCTTGTTTTAGTCTATTTACATAGTTTCCACTCATAAAGTCTGGAAATGAATCTAGATCTGTATTAAATGGATCAAATGGTTTACTTCCAAAATGTAGATCCCAATCTAAATTATGTGATGCATTTAATTTTACTTTATCTAGTTCTTGATCTACTTTTATATTTGTTTTAAAGTATGATTCATCTTTATCAAATCTTCCAAATTGATTTGCCTTATATTCTATTGATGTATCTAGTTTTGTTTTACTTTCTTTTATATCTCCTACTAAACTAGTTTTAAATATCATATTTCCTAATGCATTTCTTACTAGTTTTCCATCTTTATCTTTTTCTATATATTCTGATGGTATTTCATAATCTTTTACTATTGCTTTATCTTTATCTATTTCTCTTTGTCCTATTAGATTATCTACATAATATGTTAGATCTGTTTTTGATTTTAAACCATAGAATTCTGGACTTTCATAATTTGCATATATTTTTGCCATTATGTCATGACTTTTCATTCTTTTCTTTGTTTCACTGTCTTTTACATTGTAATTCCAATCATTTAATATTGAGTTTTCTCTACTTGATTTTAGTGTTGTTCCTAAATTTATTCCTTGTTCTTTAAAGTTTAAACTTAGATCTAGTAATTTTAAATCATATTTTGTTCTTTCATATCTAAAAGGTGATGCATCTATATTATTTTCTTTGTCACCTACTCTATTGCTAAATACTGGTTCTACATTTATTCCTGTTTCTAGCTTTCCTTCCATTGCAAACAGGTTTAGTCCTACTAAACTTGCTAATATTATTTTACTTTTCATACACCCTCCTATTATTAGTTTTCTATTAGTTTTTTGTTTTAAAATAATTATACTACCTCTGTTTTATAAATACAAATATATATTTTTAATAGTTATCATTAGTTAAATTAATGCTTTAATTTAAAATTAAAAATATTTTTAATTCTATTAATATTTGATATTTTTATTCTTTTGTATATATTTAAAAGTTAAAATTTGAGCTTATTTATTTTATTTTTTGAATTTTAGGAATTTTTGGGTAAAAGAAAAAGCAGTTATAAAGCTGCTTAGGTTGTTAATAAGTTATTATATATATTAGGATTTATATCTATAGCATACTCCTTTATATAAAAAATATCAAATATATATTTTTAATACTTATATTAATAAAATTAATAATTAAGATAAAAAGGTAATGAATATTAAAATTCACTACCTTTATCCTCTATTAATATTTTTAAAATCTCACTATATGTATTTACCATAAATGTTGGTTTTATACTTAAGTTTTTCTCTAAGTTTTTAGGATTATACCATATACTATCTATATGATAATTTATAGCTCCTTGTATATCTGCTGATAAGCTATCACCTATCATTATACTTTTAGATTTTTCAAATCCTTTTATATCCTTTTCTATATGATTATAGAAAGGAATATATGGTTTTTGATAACCTATTTCTTCTGAAATATATACCTTATCAAAATACTTTTCTATTTTTGAATTTTTTAATCTATTTTTTTGTATATTAGTTATACCATTAGTTAAAGCATAAATCTTTAATCCTTCATTTTTCAATTTATCTAATAATTCTATTGCTCCATCTATATGAACTCCTTGTTTTCCAAGTAAAATTTCATACTCTTTAGCAAACTCATTACCATTAATTTCTTTATTAAATGTAGAAAATAGGGTTTTAAATCTAGTATTTTTAAGAAATTCTCTAGTTATTTCATTTTTTTCAAGTTTTTCCCATAACTGCTTATTAATTTCTTTATATACTTTCATATATTCACTAATATTTTCTACTTTATGATTTAAGAATAATTCATTTAAAGCATTATTTTCTGCTTCATCAAAATCAAGTAAAGTATTATCTAAGTCAAAAAATATATATTTATATTTCATTATTTACATTTAACTCCATTATCTAAAAATTCAACTAAAGTTTTAATATGAACTCCTGTTGCTGCTATAGGTAAATATCCATAAGCCTTAGATAAGTATGCAGTTCCTGCTATATCTAAATGTACCCAAGGAACATTATTGGTAAATGATTCAAGGAATAATCCTGCTGTAATTGTTCCTCCCATTCTTCCACCAGAATTTTTAATATCTGCTACTCTAGAATTATTTAAAGCTCTATATTCATCAGATGTAGGAAGTTGCCATATAGGTTCTCCTGCAAGTTTTGAAGCCTTATTGATTGCATCAAATAATTCTTGATTATTTGTTACAGCTCCTGTACTATATTCTGCTAAAGCTACAAGACATGCACCTGTTAAAGTTGCTAAATCTATTATTTTATCAACTTTTAATACAGAATGTGAATAATAAATTGCATCAGCAAGAGTTAATCTTCCTTCAGCATCTGTATTATCTACTTCAATAGATTTACCAGCAAGTGAACTTATTACATCTCCTGGTTTATATGCATTTCCACTAATAGAATTTTCACATGCAGCTACTACACCAAATACATTAGTTTTAACATTATTTTTAGCAAGAGCATACATAGTACCTATTACAGTTCCTGCTCCACCCATATCACAATGCATAGTTTTCATTCCTTCATTTGGTTTTATTGAATAACCTCCTGTATCATATGTTACCCCTTTACCAACTAAAGCTATTTTTTCATTATTACTTGTATCATTTAAATACTCCATTACTATTAAGTATGGTTTATTTTCTGATCCTCTTGCAACTGATAAATATGCTTTCATTCCTATTTTTTCTATTTCTTCTTCAGTATATATACTTACCTTAACTCCAACTTTTTCAAGTTCTTCTTTTGTAATTTTAGCTAATGATTCTGGATATATATCTTGTGATGGCATATTAACTAAATCACGTGTAAGGAATACTCCTTCCATTGTATTAGTTATTTCTTTTAATCCTTTTTCTACTTTTTCTAATTTTAAAGGATTTATTGTAAAGTTTACTGTTTTTTCTAATATATTAACTTTTTCTGTTTTATACTTATCAAACTTATATTCAGCATGTATCATACCTTCAAGAGCAGCCATATATGTTCTTCTTGTACACATACCATTTAATTTTGGTATTTCAACATTTATTTCTGTTTCTTTCTTATTTTCCATTTCTTTAGCAAGATTAAAGAATATTCTTCTAACTTTATCTAAAGTTAGATTTTTTTCTTTACCTAATCCTATTAAAGCTACTTTTTCAGTATTTTCTAAATTTCTATAAATTAAAATTTCTCCTTCTTTTCCTAAGAAAAGCCCTTTTTCATTCATAATTTCAAATACTTTATTTTCTACTTTTTCTCCTTCAAATACTAAAACTGCATCTAAAGCTTTTTCGTTTTTAACTATACTGTATTTCATTTTAATCTCCTACATTCTATTTTCTAATACTTTTTCTACAATATTTCTTGCATGATCACATATTCTTGTAAAGTGAGATATTAAATCTATATATGATAACCCTGCTTGTATTTCACATTGTTGTT of Pseudostreptobacillus hongkongensis contains these proteins:
- a CDS encoding YjjG family noncanonical pyrimidine nucleotidase, giving the protein MKYKYIFFDLDNTLLDFDEAENNALNELFLNHKVENISEYMKVYKEINKQLWEKLEKNEITREFLKNTRFKTLFSTFNKEINGNEFAKEYEILLGKQGVHIDGAIELLDKLKNEGLKIYALTNGITNIQKNRLKNSKIEKYFDKVYISEEIGYQKPYIPFYNHIEKDIKGFEKSKSIMIGDSLSADIQGAINYHIDSIWYNPKNLEKNLSIKPTFMVNTYSEILKILIEDKGSEF
- a CDS encoding leucyl aminopeptidase → MKYSIVKNEKALDAVLVFEGEKVENKVFEIMNEKGLFLGKEGEILIYRNLENTEKVALIGLGKEKNLTLDKVRRIFFNLAKEMENKKETEINVEIPKLNGMCTRRTYMAALEGMIHAEYKFDKYKTEKVNILEKTVNFTINPLKLEKVEKGLKEITNTMEGVFLTRDLVNMPSQDIYPESLAKITKEELEKVGVKVSIYTEEEIEKIGMKAYLSVARGSENKPYLIVMEYLNDTSNNEKIALVGKGVTYDTGGYSIKPNEGMKTMHCDMGGAGTVIGTMYALAKNNVKTNVFGVVAACENSISGNAYKPGDVISSLAGKSIEVDNTDAEGRLTLADAIYYSHSVLKVDKIIDLATLTGACLVALAEYSTGAVTNNQELFDAINKASKLAGEPIWQLPTSDEYRALNNSRVADIKNSGGRMGGTITAGLFLESFTNNVPWVHLDIAGTAYLSKAYGYLPIAATGVHIKTLVEFLDNGVKCK